In Ovis aries strain OAR_USU_Benz2616 breed Rambouillet chromosome 8, ARS-UI_Ramb_v3.0, whole genome shotgun sequence, a single window of DNA contains:
- the HBS1L gene encoding HBS1-like protein isoform X4 yields the protein MTVSGKKQTMGFEVPRVTAEENGQSFHTPQKGHSSEDTNLVSSDVLESASKSALPSHTIQTSEEQSSTPTPVKKSSKLRQQIDIKAELEKRQGGKQLLNLVVIGHVDAGKSTLMGHLLYLLGDVNKRTMHKYEQESKKAGKASFAYAWVLDETGEERERGVTMDVGMTKFETKTKVITLMDAPGHKDFIPNMITGAAQADVAVLVVDASRGEFEAGFETGGQTREHGLLVRSLGVTQLVVAVNKMDQVNWQQERFQEITGKLGHFLKQAGFKESDVAFIPTSGLSGENLITRSQSSELTGWYKGLCLLEQIDSFKPPQRSIDKPFRLCVSDVFKDQGSGFCVTGKIEAGYIQTGDRLLAMPPNETCTAKGITLHDEPVDWAAAGDHVSLTLVGMDIIKINVGCIFCVPKEPIKVCTRFRARILIFNIEIPITKGFPVLLHYQTVSEPAVIKRLISVLNKSTGEVTKKKPKLLTKGQNALVELQTQRPVALELYKDFKELGRFMLRYSGSTIAAGVVTEIKD from the exons ATGACTGTATCTGGAAAGAAGCAAACTATGGGATTTGAAGTGCCCAG AGTAACTGCTGAAGAAAATGGTCAGAGTTTCCACACACCTCAAAAAGGACATTCTAGTGAAGATACCAACCTTGTTTCTTCAGATGTACTTGAGAGCGCTTCTAAATCAGCTCTTCCATCCCACACCATTCAAACATCAGAAGAGCAGAGTTCAACACCAACACCAGTGAAAAAGTCTAGCAAGCTGAGGCAACAAATAGATATCAAAGCGGAACTGGAGAAGCGGCAAGGAGGAAAGCAGCTCCTCAACCTAGTGGTCATTG GTCATGTTGATGCTGGAAAAAGTACTCTGATGGGACATTTGCTTTATCTTCTGGGTGATGTAAACAAAAGAACTATGCATAAGTATGAACAAGAGTCTAAAAAGGCTGGCAAAGCTTCGTTTGCATATGCATGGGTCTTGGATGAGACTGGCGAAGAAAGGGAAAG gGGGGTAACAATGGATGTTGGTATGACAAAGTTTGAGACCAAAACCAAAGTTATTACATTAATGGATGCTCCAGGCCATAAGGATTTCATTCCAAATATGATTACAGGAGCAGCCCAG gcagatGTAGCTGTTTTAGTTGTAGATGCCAGCAGGGGAGAGTTTGAAGCTGGATTTGAGACTGGGGGACAAACACGAGAGCATGGACTCTTGGTTCGTTCTCTTGGAGTGACACAACTCGTAGTTGCAGTCAATAAAATGGATCAG GTTAATTGGCAACAAGAAAGGTTTCAAGAGATTACTGGAAAACTTGGGCACTTTCTTAAGCAAGCAGGTTTTAAG GAAAGTGATGTAGCTTTTATCCCTACAAGTGGTCTCAGTGGTGAAAATCTAATCACAAGATCTCAGTCAAGTGAACTTACAGGATGGTATAAAGGACTATGTTTATTAGAACAAATTG ATTCCTTCAAGCCTCCTCAAAGATCTATAGATAAGCCTTTTAGATTATGTGTATCTGATGTTTTCAAAG ATCAAGGATCTGGATTTTGTGTAACTGGTAAAATTGAAGCTGGTTATATCCAAACTGGTGACCGACTACTAGCAATGCCTCCTAACGAAACTTGTACTGCAAAAG GAATCACTCTGCACGATGAACCTGTTGACTGGGCGGCAGCAGGGGATCATGTTAGTCTTACGTTGGTTggaatggacatcatcaaaatcAA tgTTGGCTGCATATTTTGTGTCCCCAAAGAACCCATTAAGGTGTGCACTCGTTTCAGAGCCCGAATCCTCATCTTTAATATTGAAATTCCTATCACTAAAGGATTTCCC GTGCTGTTACACTACCAAACCGTCAGTGAACCTGCTGTTATTAAAAGATTGATTAGTGTCTTAAACAAAAGCACTGGTGAAGTCACAAAGAAAAAGCCTAA